The Chroicocephalus ridibundus chromosome 2, bChrRid1.1, whole genome shotgun sequence genome includes a region encoding these proteins:
- the SPMIP4 gene encoding sperm-associated microtubule inner protein 4 — MMLLHDLPHYYRQIGGTEILSRTFESNEVLTPLQIPSRPTVSQDRYKEFRESFPCCKLPWEAEGEHGGIALPVLPEDHRAKNKSPCAFIKGHQHYGSDVDPWPRGLPTERRCDVTQLKKSDIRMNDELLHKPPDSLAKPLCLPFPISHPYQTHTPRDAMFPNFRSPEDRDTGIDASSYQPFHPNIPTKAFDVVVLGKTRGNPYRREVVSIPSDSQKKAVHWPGQRTYFQLPKTAEQKGQIYYPNPPKIVAPNSTFQGVEYNLSPRTTNMLRNTERALGITTYTRDFTGRGPMNPLILDNYYMKAVGRLTGELGEDVELKETFLPSLSQVRPLEGRTARLLQGRRPHESILQEQHSSSVQMPPPSGRLSGRPELESLPKSASCHSAWRPEDRPRETELPEWIPSCEVPRCQTALLELQHSFSKTAAQKCFHDTIRGETKDLRDNITEGMRHKFYGFNAFYFFN; from the exons atataaagAGTTCAGGGAATCCTTTCCTTGCTGCAAGCTTCCCTGGGAAGCAGAAGGGGAGCATGGAGGAATTGCACTACCTGTATTGCCAGAAGACCACAGGGCAAAGAACAAGTCTCCATGTGCATTTATTAAAGGACATCAACATTATGGTAGTGATGTAGACCCTTGGCCAAG AGGCCTTCCCACTGAGCGGCGCTGTGATGTCACCCAGCTGAAAAAAAGTGATATCCGTATGAATGATGAACT GCTTCATAAACCACCAGACAGTTTGGCTAA ACCACTGTGCCTGCCATTTCCCATCTCTCATCCCTACCAGACACACACCCCTAGGGACGCCATGTTCCCAAACTTCAGATCACCTGAGGATAGAGACACTGGGATTGATGCAAGCAGTTATCAGCCTTTTCATCCCAATATCCCTACCAAGGCTTTTGATGTGGTTGTTTTGGGAAAGACCAGAG GTAATCCATATAGGCGTGAAGTTGTCAGCATTCCCTCTGACTCCCAGAAGAAGGCTGTGCACTGGCCAGGACAGCGCACATACTTCCAA CTTCCTAAGACTGCTGAACAAAAGGGTCAAATATACTATCCAAATCCACCAAAAATAGTGGCCCCTAACTCCACTTTTCAAGGGGTAGAATATAACCTGTCTCCAAGAACAACCAATATGCTACGAAACACTGAAAGGGCTCTGGGGATCACAACATACACTCGGGACTTCACAG GAAGAGGTCCTATGAATCCTCTTATCCTGGATAACTATTACATGAAAGCAGTTGGCAGATTAACTGGAGAACTAGGTGAAGACGTGGAACTA aaagaaacatttctgccTAGTCTCTCACAAGTGAGACCTCTCGAAGGGCGCACTGCACGTTTGCTTCAAGGTCGACGTCCCCATGAATCAATTCTGCAAGAACAGCACTCCTCCAGTGTTCAGATGCCTCCACCTTCAGGCAGA CTTTCAGGAAGGCCTGAACTTGAATCCCTTCCAAAATCTGCAT CATGTCACTCTGCATGGAGACCAGAGGACAGGCCAAGAGAGACAGAACTGCCTGAATGGATCCCTAGCTGTGAGGTTCCTCGGTGCCAGACagccctgctggagctgcagcattcCTTCTCTAAGACAGCtgcacaaaaatgttttcatgataCCATAAGAGGAGAGACAAAAGACCTCAGAGATAACATTACTGAGGGAATGAGACACAAATTTTATGGTttcaatgctttttatttctttaactga